One window from the genome of Schistocerca piceifrons isolate TAMUIC-IGC-003096 chromosome 1, iqSchPice1.1, whole genome shotgun sequence encodes:
- the LOC124718598 gene encoding uncharacterized protein LOC124718598, translated as MARAARLLPALAAALLAAAALAAPSSLLDAPSDAAAAQDCNKEETVYDQRQNGSENYRVHVDGVVVAVVPAEVLVPLVVGTSSNSDLEHQLEELLASAGAGTGSSGSGSGKPQPPPEGGHTKPPAKPTSPPPTPQSTTSEDSKLSQGGEKPNKGKLRLSHLLLPLLRRL; from the exons ATGGCGCGCGCCGCCCGCCTCCTGCCGGCTCTGGCCGCCGccctgctcgccgccgccgccctcgcCGCCCCATCCTCCCTACTGGACGCCCCCAGCGACGCCGCCGCCGCTCAAGACTGCAACAAG GAGGAGACGGTGTACGACCAGCGGCAGAACGGCTCAGAGAACTACCGCGTGCACGTGGACGGCGTGGTGGTGGCCGTGGTGCCGGCCGAGGTGCTGGTGCCGCTCGTCGTGGGAACCTCCTCCAACAGCGACCTGGAGCACCAGCTGGAGGAGCTGCTCGCCAGCGCCGGAGCCGGAACTGGCAGCTCGGGCTCAGGCTCCGGCAAGCCGCAGCCGCCTCCAGAGGGCGGCCACACCAAGCCGCCCGCCAAGCCGACGTCTCCTCCACCCACACCTCAGTCCACCACCTCTGAGGACAGCAAGCTGTCTCAGGGAGGCGAGAAGCCCAATAA